The following proteins come from a genomic window of Ilumatobacter coccineus YM16-304:
- a CDS encoding N-acyl-D-amino-acid deacylase family protein, producing MHDLVIRNGRVVDGTGAPERTADIAIDGDRITIVGEVTESGTTEIDAAGQLVTPGWVDVHTHYDGQVSWDAELAPSSHHGVTTVIMGNCGVGFAPVKPGAEGFLIELMEGVEDIPGTALHEGIDWRWETYGEYLDALEEMPRTIDVGGQLPHAAVRAYVLGERAHEYDVTPDEIAQMAQITRDALEAGAFGFSTSRTFLHTSKHGLVPGTHSTPDEVIAIAEAVRDSGHGLFQYVSDDLGTGGDEDWLDSLKEMGCPTTYTLAQTPRHPEAFRIALGDAADVTAAKAPLIPQVAVRPTGMLFGLQSSFHPFIAHPSYRAHRDDSLEARVALLRDPEFVETLLAEEPLTRDSFVRHMATAWHQMYRLGDPVDYEPTAESSAAGIAEREGRRPEEVVIDWLLEDDGKSFMFSPLGNYHGHDHEAIREMLEHPNTIPGAGDGGAHCGLICDASFPTYMLTHWARDRRRGPKISVERAVQLQTSATADAYGMTDRGRLEAGKLADVNVIDIDNLHLHPPHMVHDLPAGGRRLLQNVDGYTHTIKSGQITFTDGVATGVRPGGVLRSGR from the coding sequence ATGCATGATCTCGTCATCCGCAACGGTCGCGTCGTCGACGGCACCGGCGCACCGGAACGAACGGCCGACATCGCCATCGACGGCGACCGCATCACGATCGTCGGCGAGGTGACCGAGTCGGGCACCACCGAGATCGACGCAGCCGGCCAGTTGGTCACGCCCGGTTGGGTCGACGTGCACACGCACTACGACGGCCAGGTGTCGTGGGACGCCGAACTCGCGCCGTCGAGCCACCACGGCGTCACCACGGTCATCATGGGCAACTGCGGCGTCGGCTTCGCTCCGGTCAAGCCGGGCGCCGAGGGCTTCCTGATCGAGTTGATGGAAGGCGTCGAAGACATCCCGGGCACCGCGCTCCACGAAGGCATCGACTGGCGCTGGGAGACGTACGGCGAGTATCTCGACGCGCTCGAGGAGATGCCGCGCACGATCGACGTCGGCGGCCAACTCCCCCACGCCGCGGTGCGCGCCTATGTGCTCGGTGAGCGAGCTCACGAGTACGACGTCACCCCCGACGAGATCGCGCAGATGGCCCAGATCACTCGCGACGCACTCGAGGCTGGGGCGTTCGGGTTCTCCACGTCGCGCACCTTCCTGCACACGTCGAAGCACGGCCTCGTTCCGGGCACGCATTCCACCCCCGACGAGGTGATCGCCATCGCCGAAGCCGTCCGCGACTCCGGCCACGGCCTGTTCCAGTACGTGTCGGACGATCTCGGCACCGGCGGCGACGAGGACTGGCTCGACTCGCTCAAGGAGATGGGTTGCCCCACCACCTACACGCTGGCGCAGACGCCGCGACATCCCGAAGCGTTCCGCATCGCTCTCGGCGACGCCGCCGACGTGACCGCGGCGAAGGCGCCGCTCATCCCGCAGGTCGCCGTCCGCCCCACCGGCATGTTGTTCGGACTGCAGAGTTCGTTCCACCCGTTCATCGCCCACCCGAGCTACCGAGCGCACCGCGACGACTCGCTCGAAGCTCGCGTGGCCCTGCTCCGTGACCCCGAGTTCGTCGAGACGCTCCTCGCCGAAGAGCCGCTCACCCGCGACTCGTTCGTGCGGCACATGGCCACCGCGTGGCACCAGATGTACCGCCTCGGCGACCCGGTCGACTACGAGCCGACCGCCGAATCGAGCGCCGCCGGCATCGCCGAGCGAGAGGGTCGCCGTCCCGAGGAAGTCGTCATCGACTGGCTGCTGGAAGACGACGGCAAGAGCTTCATGTTCTCGCCGCTCGGCAACTACCACGGCCACGATCACGAGGCCATCCGCGAGATGCTCGAACACCCCAACACCATCCCCGGAGCCGGCGACGGCGGCGCCCACTGCGGCCTCATCTGCGACGCCAGCTTCCCCACCTACATGCTCACCCACTGGGCTCGCGATCGTCGCCGGGGACCGAAGATCAGCGTCGAGCGAGCGGTGCAGCTCCAGACCTCTGCCACCGCCGACGCGTACGGCATGACCGATCGCGGTCGCCTCGAAGCGGGCAAGCTCGCCGACGTCAACGTGATCGACATCGACAACCTGCACCTCCACCCTCCGCACATGGTCCACGACCTTCCCGCCGGTGGCCGCCGCCTGCTGCAGAATGTCGACGGCTACACCCACACGATCAAGTCGGGTCAGATCACGTTCACCGACGGCGTCGCGACCGGCGTGCGTCCCGGCGGCGTGCTGCGCTCCGGCCGCTGA
- a CDS encoding ABC transporter permease, giving the protein MNRADIGFVGLAASGILILVALAISMWRRLGLELSLLWASLRALVQLLIVGAALQLVVGDDDPLIYSAIWLVAMHLFAAYTTWRRARDIPSVFPLSLAAYSASALVTLGVLFGFQVYELEGRTIVPLAGIVVGNSLSATVLVSRRLFDAAVDRRDEIEGRLALGLGADDAFRPVLRESLRTALIPQIESTKAVGIIALPGAMVGLILAGTDPADAVRVQVSVMYLVLGSVATTTAVMSLGISRKLFTPAQQLIRRD; this is encoded by the coding sequence ATGAACCGCGCCGACATCGGGTTCGTCGGTCTCGCCGCGTCGGGCATCCTCATCCTGGTCGCCCTCGCGATCTCGATGTGGCGCCGGCTCGGCCTCGAGCTGAGCTTGCTGTGGGCGTCACTCCGAGCCCTCGTGCAGTTGCTGATCGTCGGCGCCGCACTGCAACTCGTCGTCGGTGACGACGACCCGCTCATCTACTCGGCGATCTGGCTCGTCGCGATGCACCTGTTCGCGGCGTACACGACGTGGCGGCGCGCCCGCGACATCCCGTCGGTGTTCCCGCTGTCGCTCGCGGCGTACTCGGCCTCCGCACTGGTGACGCTCGGCGTGTTGTTCGGATTCCAGGTGTACGAGTTGGAGGGTCGCACGATCGTGCCGCTGGCGGGCATCGTCGTCGGCAACTCGCTGTCGGCGACCGTCCTGGTGTCACGCCGCCTCTTCGATGCTGCCGTCGACCGTCGTGACGAGATCGAAGGACGACTCGCGCTGGGTCTCGGTGCCGACGACGCGTTTCGACCCGTCCTCCGAGAGTCGTTGCGCACGGCGTTGATCCCACAGATCGAGTCGACGAAGGCCGTCGGCATCATCGCCCTGCCCGGCGCGATGGTCGGGTTGATCCTCGCCGGCACCGACCCGGCCGACGCCGTGCGCGTGCAGGTGTCGGTGATGTACCTGGTGCTGGGCAGCGTCGCCACGACGACCGCCGTGATGAGCCTCGGCATCTCGCGCAAGCTGTTCACACCTGCGCAGCAACTGATCCGACGCGACTGA
- a CDS encoding crotonase/enoyl-CoA hydratase family protein, which translates to MYECFDVEITDKVGHIKMNRPEKANSMIAEFWNELPMIVDEMSASGSVRAVVLSSEGKHFCSGMDLSVFTASGSDVAPSGGDGKHPSRRGERFRSTALKLQDSFNALERSRMPILCAIQGACVGGGIDMVSAADLRYADATAFFSIAEINIGMTADVGTLQRMPRLVPEGIVRELAYTGRKWSVDEALAAGFVNKVYDDHASMIEGVHEIAAEIASKSPMAIWGTKKSMQYSQEHTIADGLEYIANWNASMFDTDDMAEAFTAKLEQRAANFPDLYPQSRGL; encoded by the coding sequence ATGTACGAGTGTTTTGACGTCGAGATCACCGACAAGGTCGGCCACATCAAGATGAATCGGCCCGAGAAGGCCAATTCGATGATCGCCGAGTTCTGGAACGAACTGCCGATGATCGTCGACGAGATGTCGGCGTCGGGTTCGGTACGCGCCGTGGTCTTGTCGAGCGAAGGCAAGCACTTCTGCTCGGGCATGGACCTGTCGGTGTTCACCGCGTCGGGATCCGACGTCGCACCATCGGGTGGCGACGGCAAGCACCCGAGCCGCCGCGGCGAACGCTTCCGTTCGACCGCGCTGAAGTTGCAGGACTCGTTCAACGCGCTCGAACGCTCGCGCATGCCGATCCTGTGCGCGATCCAGGGCGCCTGCGTCGGCGGCGGGATCGACATGGTGTCGGCCGCCGACCTCCGCTACGCCGACGCCACCGCGTTCTTCTCGATCGCCGAGATCAACATCGGCATGACCGCCGACGTCGGCACCCTGCAGCGCATGCCGCGCCTCGTGCCCGAAGGCATCGTGCGCGAACTCGCGTACACGGGCCGCAAGTGGAGCGTCGACGAAGCGCTCGCCGCCGGGTTCGTCAACAAGGTGTACGACGACCACGCCTCGATGATCGAGGGCGTGCACGAGATCGCCGCCGAGATCGCGTCGAAGAGCCCGATGGCGATCTGGGGCACCAAGAAGTCGATGCAGTACAGCCAGGAGCACACGATCGCCGACGGCCTCGAGTACATCGCCAACTGGAACGCGTCGATGTTCGACACCGACGACATGGCCGAGGCGTTCACCGCGAAGCTGGAGCAGCGGGCGGCGAACTTCCCCGACCTCTATCCCCAATCACGCGGCCTGTAG
- a CDS encoding aromatic ring-hydroxylating oxygenase subunit alpha, protein MIDASIGARRFPKPIPFGWFSIGRERDLPAGVRDGDDVHAFQAVGRELVAWHDGGAYRVADAFCPHLGAHLGVGGRVDDGCIVCPFHEWTFDGSGANASIPYAERTNAKAQLRMYPTDARDGHVRFWYHPDPVMPPAWEIPTLIDEAMVHCGSAEWTVRSAWQEMAENSIDMAHFVSIHGSAEMGEVGSVDGDGPIRKVVNITKYTTAQGVIDGQLKVEMYGPGTSVTRFELFGKINLLSTTTPIDDQHCIIRMDFFHGGDDTSASISEPFAAEVERQFEQDVPIWENKRFVESPALAPNEKPITDFRRWASQFYA, encoded by the coding sequence ATGATCGACGCGTCCATCGGTGCTCGACGGTTTCCGAAGCCGATCCCGTTCGGCTGGTTCTCGATCGGCCGCGAGCGAGACCTCCCCGCCGGGGTTCGTGACGGCGACGACGTCCACGCGTTTCAGGCCGTCGGTCGTGAACTCGTCGCGTGGCACGACGGCGGGGCGTATCGAGTGGCCGACGCGTTCTGCCCGCACCTCGGCGCGCATCTCGGGGTGGGTGGCCGCGTCGACGACGGGTGCATCGTGTGCCCGTTCCACGAGTGGACGTTCGACGGTTCGGGCGCCAATGCGTCGATCCCGTACGCCGAGCGCACGAACGCCAAGGCCCAACTGCGGATGTATCCGACCGACGCACGCGATGGCCACGTCCGGTTCTGGTATCACCCCGACCCGGTGATGCCGCCGGCGTGGGAGATCCCGACCCTGATCGACGAAGCGATGGTGCACTGCGGATCGGCCGAGTGGACCGTGCGTTCGGCGTGGCAGGAGATGGCCGAGAACTCGATCGACATGGCCCACTTCGTCTCGATCCACGGCTCGGCCGAGATGGGCGAGGTCGGTTCGGTCGACGGCGACGGGCCGATCCGCAAGGTCGTCAACATCACGAAGTACACGACCGCGCAGGGCGTCATCGACGGACAGCTGAAGGTCGAGATGTACGGACCGGGAACGAGCGTCACGCGCTTCGAGTTGTTCGGCAAGATCAACCTGCTGTCGACCACGACGCCGATCGACGACCAGCACTGCATCATCCGGATGGACTTCTTCCACGGCGGTGACGACACGTCGGCGTCGATCTCCGAGCCGTTCGCCGCAGAGGTCGAGCGCCAGTTCGAGCAAGACGTCCCGATCTGGGAGAACAAGCGCTTCGTCGAGTCGCCGGCACTCGCTCCGAACGAGAAGCCGATCACCGACTTCCGCCGGTGGGCCTCACAGTTCTACGCCTGA